The following coding sequences are from one Virgibacillus necropolis window:
- a CDS encoding UDP-N-acetylmuramoyl-L-alanyl-D-glutamate--2,6-diaminopimelate ligase, translated as MKLNEIISILPFYKAMYLADDVIINEIKMDSREVNQGDLFICINGYTVDGHDYVDQAIANGAVAIIAENIIYTNVSTIIVPDSQRALSMIAAHFYNYPTTKFPLIGITGTNGKTTITYLIESLLNEYGRKTGVIGTIQMKIGDHLFPVQNTTPDSLFLQKSFHKMVECNVDTAIMEVSSHALDMGRVYGCDFDIAVFSNLSQDHLDYHKNMDDYLRAKSLLFAQLGNTYKKTHRKFAVINVDDSRHDIIGRSTAQHIITYSCKNNAAITAENIQLDANKTSFRLVTPVGEIMISSKLIGMFNVYNMLAAVGVATALHIPLITIKAALERITGISGRFEPIEGDHSFTTIVDYAHTPDSLENVLQVIKDFAKNNIIVVVGCGGDRDKSKRPQMAAIALNYADKVIFTSDNPRTEDPQAILEDMVHGQKENHYEIIEDRKRAIYHAINLAGDHDVVLIAGKGHETYQVIGHTKFNFDDREIAKEAILAKEN; from the coding sequence ATGAAATTAAATGAAATCATCTCCATTTTGCCATTCTATAAAGCTATGTATCTAGCCGATGATGTAATTATCAATGAAATTAAAATGGACTCACGTGAGGTAAATCAGGGAGATCTTTTTATCTGTATAAACGGGTACACTGTTGATGGACACGATTATGTAGATCAGGCAATTGCTAATGGAGCAGTTGCCATTATAGCAGAAAATATAATTTATACGAATGTTTCAACGATTATTGTACCAGACTCTCAAAGAGCCCTTTCCATGATTGCAGCACACTTTTATAATTACCCAACTACAAAATTTCCACTAATTGGTATAACAGGAACTAATGGCAAAACAACGATAACATATTTAATCGAGTCTTTGCTGAATGAATATGGCAGAAAGACAGGGGTTATTGGAACGATCCAAATGAAGATAGGTGACCATTTGTTTCCAGTTCAAAATACCACTCCAGATTCATTGTTTTTACAAAAAAGTTTTCATAAAATGGTAGAATGTAATGTAGATACTGCAATAATGGAAGTATCATCACATGCGTTAGATATGGGAAGAGTTTATGGATGTGACTTTGATATAGCTGTTTTCAGCAATCTATCCCAAGACCATCTTGATTATCACAAGAACATGGATGATTATTTGCGTGCAAAAAGCTTATTGTTCGCTCAATTAGGTAACACGTATAAGAAAACACATCGCAAGTTTGCTGTAATCAATGTAGATGATTCAAGGCATGACATTATTGGGCGTAGTACGGCGCAACACATCATTACATATAGCTGTAAAAACAATGCAGCAATAACAGCTGAAAATATCCAACTTGATGCCAATAAAACTAGCTTTCGATTGGTTACGCCAGTCGGTGAGATTATGATTTCTAGTAAACTTATTGGAATGTTTAATGTATATAATATGTTAGCAGCAGTCGGGGTAGCTACAGCTTTACATATTCCATTAATTACAATAAAGGCTGCACTAGAGAGGATCACAGGTATAAGTGGAAGGTTTGAGCCGATAGAAGGTGATCACTCCTTTACAACTATTGTTGATTATGCACATACTCCTGATTCATTGGAAAATGTACTACAAGTTATTAAAGATTTCGCGAAAAACAATATCATTGTAGTAGTTGGCTGTGGTGGTGATCGTGATAAGTCGAAGCGTCCTCAAATGGCTGCCATTGCATTAAACTATGCAGATAAAGTTATATTTACATCAGATAATCCAAGAACCGAGGATCCACAAGCAATTTTGGAGGATATGGTTCATGGACAAAAAGAAAATCATTATGAAATAATAGAAGATCGAAAACGCGCTATTTATCATGCAATTAACCTTGCTGGTGACCATGATGTTGTTTTAATCGCAGGAAAAGGGCATGAAACATATCAGGTAATTGGTCATACGAAATTTAATTTTGATGATAGAGAAATAGCAAAGGAAGCAATATTAGCTAAGGAGAATTAA
- the mraY gene encoding phospho-N-acetylmuramoyl-pentapeptide-transferase, which yields MNLYALLITIAIAFLITVLLSPIFIPFLRRLKFGQSIREEGPKSHVKKTGTPTMGGIMIVFSIVITSLIMASKYSQSISYELWLLIFVLVGYGLLGFLDDFIKVALKRNLGLTSKQKMLGQVVIALVFYVILRMNNFDTYVQVPGTDIQWDLGFGYALLIIFMLVGTSNAVNLTDGLDGLLAGTAAIAFGAFGILAWSGFPQNEVTIFALSTVGALLGFLIFNAHPAKVFMGDTGSLALGGSLAAIAILTKLEIILIIIGGVFVIETLSVIIQVISFKTTGKRVFKMSPLHHHYELMGWSEWRVVTTFWLVGLLFAALGVYIEVWFT from the coding sequence ATGAATTTATACGCACTTTTAATAACAATTGCAATAGCATTTTTAATCACCGTCCTTTTATCCCCGATATTTATTCCTTTTTTAAGACGATTGAAATTTGGACAAAGTATACGAGAAGAAGGACCAAAATCACATGTAAAGAAAACAGGAACACCTACAATGGGTGGAATAATGATCGTATTCAGTATTGTTATTACATCACTTATTATGGCATCTAAATATTCACAATCTATCAGCTATGAGCTATGGCTCTTAATATTTGTATTAGTAGGTTATGGTTTATTAGGCTTTTTAGATGATTTTATTAAAGTTGCTCTTAAGCGAAATTTAGGATTAACTTCCAAACAGAAAATGCTTGGACAAGTAGTAATTGCTCTTGTCTTTTATGTTATTTTACGAATGAATAACTTTGATACCTATGTTCAAGTTCCAGGTACAGATATACAGTGGGATCTTGGCTTTGGTTATGCACTATTAATTATTTTCATGCTAGTAGGTACTTCAAACGCTGTTAATTTAACAGACGGATTAGATGGACTTTTAGCAGGAACTGCAGCAATTGCCTTTGGTGCATTTGGAATTCTGGCATGGTCAGGTTTCCCGCAGAACGAAGTAACTATTTTTGCACTTTCGACAGTTGGAGCACTATTAGGTTTTCTTATTTTTAACGCGCATCCCGCGAAGGTCTTCATGGGGGATACAGGGTCATTAGCACTTGGTGGTTCACTGGCAGCAATTGCTATTTTAACAAAACTAGAAATAATACTTATTATTATCGGTGGTGTTTTTGTAATTGAAACATTATCAGTTATTATTCAGGTCATATCATTTAAAACAACTGGAAAACGAGTATTTAAAATGAGCCCATTACATCATCATTATGAACTCATGGGATGGTCAGAATGGCGAGTGGTTACTACTTTCTGGTTAGTCGGATTACTATTTGCGGCACTCGGTGTATATATAGAGGTGTGGTTTACATGA
- a CDS encoding UDP-N-acetylmuramoyl-tripeptide--D-alanyl-D-alanine ligase has translation MLFTTNWISTLFNNYKGVATDEIKINEIVTDSRMPSTKSLFIPIQGENFDGHDYIKEAFNNGAIAAFWNKSKEVPSFLPTEFPLFYVEDTLEALQKLAAAYRSEINPVVIGITGSNGKTTTKDLVASVMKTTYKTHATNGNFNNEIGLPLTILAMPRETEMLVLEMGMSNFGEIERLSKIALPDYAIITNIGESHIEYLGTRKGIAKAKTEIVKGMTDKGYLLIDGDEALLSELHNRNHVITCGFKAGNDVEIKNTIISHNHTEFNLADNSTFSIPLLGKHHALNATLAITLAKQLKIADHTIQQALSSLQLTSMRFEMIAGKNGVSIINDAYNASPTSMKAAIEVVKQMEGFSTKILILGDILELGEHSQTFHESVSEVIDGSISVLFTLGDQAKMISEKVNSKTEGTIVKHFTTKEELVDDLAFYLKEDTLLLFKASRGMQFEKMIEQIN, from the coding sequence ATGTTATTTACAACCAATTGGATTTCCACTCTTTTTAACAATTATAAAGGTGTAGCAACTGACGAAATAAAAATTAATGAAATTGTTACAGACAGCAGGATGCCTTCAACTAAATCACTTTTTATTCCGATTCAGGGTGAAAATTTTGATGGCCATGACTATATAAAAGAAGCATTTAATAATGGAGCAATTGCCGCATTTTGGAATAAAAGTAAGGAAGTACCATCTTTTCTTCCAACCGAATTTCCCTTATTTTATGTAGAGGATACACTAGAAGCACTACAAAAGTTGGCTGCAGCTTATCGAAGTGAAATAAATCCCGTAGTTATCGGAATCACAGGATCCAATGGTAAAACAACAACGAAAGATCTTGTAGCTTCTGTGATGAAAACGACGTACAAAACACACGCAACAAACGGAAACTTTAATAATGAAATTGGTCTCCCGCTTACAATTTTGGCAATGCCAAGAGAAACAGAAATGTTAGTACTTGAAATGGGTATGAGTAATTTCGGGGAAATTGAACGTTTATCAAAAATTGCCTTGCCAGATTATGCAATAATAACGAATATTGGTGAATCACATATTGAGTATCTTGGCACGCGTAAAGGTATAGCAAAGGCAAAAACAGAAATAGTAAAAGGGATGACAGATAAAGGATACCTACTTATTGATGGTGATGAAGCACTATTATCGGAACTTCATAACAGGAATCATGTTATAACCTGTGGATTTAAAGCAGGAAACGATGTAGAAATAAAAAATACTATTATTTCACACAATCATACCGAATTTAACCTTGCAGATAACAGCACCTTTTCAATTCCATTATTAGGAAAACATCATGCTTTAAATGCTACCTTAGCCATTACACTTGCTAAACAATTAAAAATTGCTGATCACACTATTCAACAGGCACTATCATCGTTACAATTAACATCTATGCGCTTTGAAATGATAGCTGGTAAAAATGGTGTGTCGATTATAAATGACGCGTACAATGCATCTCCAACATCAATGAAAGCAGCAATCGAAGTAGTCAAACAAATGGAGGGCTTTTCAACCAAGATCTTAATCTTAGGTGACATCTTAGAGCTTGGGGAACATTCGCAAACCTTCCATGAATCGGTAAGCGAAGTAATAGATGGATCAATTTCTGTGTTGTTTACATTAGGAGATCAGGCAAAAATGATTAGTGAAAAGGTGAATTCCAAGACAGAAGGTACGATAGTTAAACATTTTACTACAAAAGAAGAACTTGTTGATGACTTGGCGTTTTACTTAAAAGAAGATACACTACTATTATTTAAAGCTTCACGAGGTATGCAGTTTGAAAAAATGATTGAACAAATTAACTAA